The genomic region AATGTCTCTCATTTAGCTCTGCGCACTTATGAATAACTCAAATACTACAGTTAAATTTACAACATAGTTCCCTTAGCTGTTTAGAAgacaattgttttctttcctttccccttaaGTTCTAGTATGTAAAATATCAGaagaatttagattaaaaaaaaataaaaaataaagagggacatgttatttttaaagttgttcttgAGAAAATTTCCACATACAAAACCGTGGCATTTCTCCACTGTTTTGAGAATAATTTTCACATGTTGGCATCATCCTCGAGTGGCTGCCACAACTCTGGTATCATAAAGCGACATGTATTTTCTCTTAGCTtatcaaaacacattttatttaactGCTAAATTTGGTCTGATCcaagtttttcttcttacttcacaacaaacaggaaaatgcagaTGCCGTACTCTGATCACACACATGCATCCTACCAGAGAAACGGGGCACAGAAGCCAGATCAGTCCTCCTAAGCGTATGACTGTTCAGATCACATCGCTGCACTCATGGCTCAGTAAGACTTTAGGTTCACACTGAAATGTTCACTACTGTTCTAGAAGTCCTCTCTAGGtagcactgaaaaacaaatttttggCCCCTTCTGTTACGATGCTGGAACATTGTGTCAATATACTTtggcatatattaaaaaatccctGTAATATACCATATACTGTGACATTTCCACTTCAGATCTATCATTTGCATGTGAAGCACGAATCTCGAAAGAACCTAGTAAAGCTGTAAGAAAGACTACATTTTGCCGAAGCTCTCAGACACCCACTCCATTCAGTCACACCAGCTGGAGAGGTAAGTGTCAAGATACAGCtttattcttaaaaatgaatatgGAGGTGAAACTCCACAGCCTCctccacagaaataattttttaaagtgaaatcacAATGATATGTGCTCCTGATTCTTCTATGTCAGCAGCATTTCTCAGAAACCTTTTTGCAAATCTGGACATCTTAAAATCATATTTAACTTATTTTGCAATTTACAGAATTGTCCCTGCACTTCCCAGTCCAGCTGACAGGCGTCTTAGACGTGACATCCATTGGAAGATCTTTTGCTCCTAGAGGTAGAGGAGTCCTTAGCTACCCTCTGTCTAGCGCAGGAGGCACAAATAGCCCCCGAGAGACGCTTAAGCCCCTTCTGAAAGACACTGTTGGAGAGACTGTAAATGACACAGTTGCAGAAACTGTTGCTAATGGCAAGCCAAGTGGTCAAGAAGGATGCAACGCGGTTACTATAGACATTGGAGCTCTCCAGCAGAAAATAGATGATGTAGGGCAACCAGAGGATGTAGAAGACACTGGTGATGCGGAAAAGAACCATGGCATAGCGCTTGTCGGGGCAGGGCTGcgcctccccagcctccccatccTGAGAGCTGAAGCGCACTCGCCTCTCGTTGATCTCCTTGGTGTGCTGCTGGCAGATGCGGAAGATGTTGAAGTAAGTGAAGCAGACGATGAAAGCAGCCGGGGCGTAGAGCATCACCACAATGAAGAGGGTAAAATAGGGATCGGTGTTCCAGGAATTGGCACACCACTGAAACACATCCCCATGATATCCAGGCTTTCCCCAGTGAAAGGAGGGTAAGAAGACCAGGCAGGAGTACAGCCAAATGATCAGTATGCAGATTCGAAGTCTCCATGGGGTAACCAGCGTGTTGTAGGTAAGTGGCTTTGTGATGGCAATGTATCTGTCAATACTAATGCAAGCCAAAGAGGCCATGGAGACACTCTTCAGCACTGATACCACATACCCAAAGATTTGGCAAACCAAGGACTCACTTAAAACAATAGGGTAgtgcagcagagacaaagaaggcACCAGACAGCTCACGCCCACCAGGAGGTCAGCATACGCCATGGTCTGGATGAAGTAGCTGGTGGTGTGGTGGTTCAGcagaggtgcacagtgaaagACAAATATCACAATAATGTTGCCTGAAATAATCAGCACCATGAGGAACACAATAATAACCACTTCCAGGAGGCAAAAATTGATGGTCTCCAAATAGCTAATGGCCAGGAGGCAGAAGGGCCGGCCACTCTGGTTGCCAACCAAAGAGGAGTTCATCTTGAGCACTGCAGTGATCTCTTTACTTCatgctcctgcctgctgcctgcagccactcCAAGCAGCTGCTGTCATTGCGGCTGGTGCTGTGTGTATGTAGCAATGTCAAAACCGGAGCTCcagtccccagggctgctccagatgctgctgctgtgcattGTCTGCAGCACAATTCCCCTTTAAATCCGGCTCCCTGCCGCTGCTGGTGCACCGGGACCCAGCAGCAGTCATGTCAgcaacttcacacacacacacgggagAGGGCTGATTTTAAAGCCCTCCTGCGTGGGCAGCCTCGCCGAGGAGGGACGAGGgcttgggggaagagggagaaggagccTTCACCGAGTCAGGACGAGAGTCCTCCCAAAGGCtgacaggagagaaggggaaagtgTTTTACAGAGCCGCCTCTCCCCCCGCGCTCCCTGCCACCTCCATCaccacccctccttccccacgcccTGCTACGGCGcttccccgccgccgggctccccccggccctTCCCCACGCCGGGCAGCGGCCGGAGGGCAGCGCGGCCGGGCTCCGGGGCCAGGCAGCCTCCCGGCAATTCCTGCCGCCggccatccatccacccacccacccacccacccaggcGGAGGGATGCGCGGCGGGGAGGATGGGGGCgtccagcccttctctcctggCTCCATTTTGCACGACGCTTTTGTTCGCCGCCTCTCCCGGACCGCGCCgctccggcccccgccgccgcccccgcggcgcgcagccctgccccgccgccccggcccctaCCTGCCGCAGGGGAACAAAAGCCCCGGAGCATCCTCGGCCGAGCGGCGGCACCGTGTGCTCCGGCCGCGGCGATgcggagccggggggaggggacggcgggaggaaggggagggaggcgggCAGGAGCGCGGAGGAGGGCGCGGCGCCGGCGGGgaccggcggggagcggggccgcagccccccggcccgccgcgggtggggagggggagcccggcagcggcggccgcaGCCTCGGAAATAGGGGTTTCCCCCTCACAAAAGGCCGATGCGACGAGTGGCCGATGGCGGTAGGTGCCTCACCCGGCGCGACCCCGCAGCCTCCGCGGAGAGCGGCGGGTCCCCGGCAGACAGAGGGTGCCTCTGCCCCCGCACAGCCCGGTCTGCGGACAGACACACACCCACGCCCTGCTCCGAccgacggacggacagacagacacccaCCACACCCCCCTGCGCCTCCTCTCTGCACCGCACACCACAGCTGTCCAAGCGAGAATGGGAATTCAAACGTTTAATCAGAATTTAAGGCTTTTCCATCCCAGCCCTTTTGGGCAAACACTGGAAATAAACGTGTCTTTCCCCAGTGTGGTTTGTGTTGCTTAGGAGACACTTGAAACCAAGGGCAAAGCCGAGAACCGCGTCCCACCAGTAGTCCAGATGTTGCCCCAGGTAGGCAAGCATCTCctgcacacagacacaaaaaccccaaaggcgTCACTATCACTGACAATCCCAAAAACAACCTACACCAAATGAGACAAACTAGAAAACCCAATGACATTCCAGAGAACAAACATGCAAGAGATCCACAACACAGCACTTAAACTTGTATTCACACCATAAGCTAATACCATCACGCATATTTACCCAGAAAAACCTCTTGGATGCATACAAGGCAGAGATGTCATCACAGGATACTTGTATCTTGCTGTTTGTCTAGAGTGTTTTACTCACTTGATGTGCCGGAAAACACATTCCATGGTATGTGGAAGCTCGTTCTCCGACACGGATACCAAACTGCTCCCCTGGCACGACTTAGGGCTGTCCCAGCGCTACGGGAATTGGTCTTTGAACTGACCAAACCAGTAAGAAGAGACTGGAGCAAGGCAACAATTAAAGTCCTTTTGTCAAAAAAGAAAGCGTGCCACTAGCCCCCTCACGAGCGTAAGCCCACACGCTGAATTCAACCGAAACCACCAAACCCAAGGTTTCAGTTAACCTAAGCTAAATGTCTGTTATTCTGTGGGATACCTGATGGAAAATGAATTGCAGCCAAAGGGACAGATCTCAAAGCAATCACACACTGCAGTGCTCGGGATTTTAGCTGACTTGGAAGTAGGAAAAAACCCCCATTTTACTATACACTTGTATTGGTCAAAAATCTGTGCTAGACAACAGCATGACTTGGCAGAATTTTAGTTAGTCTTGTGCAAAAGcctgaaaacaaaaacttgttttTTCGCTCTATCTTTACCCCCAAAAAGATCCCTTTAGTATTGTCCTTCATTTTTGTTATAATTTATGACATTTGTACTCATGGTAATTGAAGAACTGTAGCTAGGAAACATAAACTTTGAATTAAATTTAGGCAAGGGTATTGTAGTTATACAAAAAACAAGCTATGATTGAATTACTGCTGGAGAAATGATCTCCTGTCTTTCCAAAGCAGAGAATGATTTACATACCAATTGATTCAAATAGTATTTCTAGATCCTTAGGCATGAATAGACACATTATAAACATCCTTAAGAAAACAACATACATTCAACTTTAAATATATCTCAGATATATAAAAACAAGAGAGTACTGGAAATCGTGAGACCGACCAAAACAACATCTGGTTgctgaaatttcaaaacaaaagatgCAGCACCAAAAGCTCCTCAATGTTTAGACTTTTATTACAAGTACAAGCCTAACTCCGAACCACCCGACAAGTATTTCTGCAGGAGAGATCTGGTTTTGCCTTTAACTGACATTCTGTTGTTTCCCCAAAGCCGAGAGGGATAACTCAATTCCAAGTTCACGCCAACTTACTCCTGCTTAACGcaccccagcccaaaccagcagTATCTCAAGTTTGTTCTCTCAAGCCCCCTGCACCAGAAGCTGGACCAAAGTGGCCAACAAAGGGTCTAAACTGGAACTGGGAGGTAACTGGACCGGCGATACCCCTACCTGCTACCCCTGCGCTCTGCATGAGTGCCACCAGCCCACCCAGCAGAGCCACTTCTCCAGGACATCACAACGTGCGGCTCAGGTGGCTGAGCTCTGTGAGAAATTCAAACTACTTCTGCGTTGTAGAGACTTCTCCCACCCTGTACAGCGACACAATTCGACCTCATCTAAGACTATTAAAAGGTATTCAAGAAATCATTCAAAGTTACAACGAGAACTCTTGGGAAAACTACTGCTTGTAAAAGATAATTAAACTTTTATCACCACGTGATCAAAACTAATCAAACAAGGGATCTAGAGGTTCAGGCACACTGACAGCAAGATCACCGCGATTCCCAGATCTACGTTAGGTTTCATTTGAGTTGATCGTACACAATTGTGGCCCTGTGTACTCCTGAAAATTAAATGTGTTCTTAATTTATATGAACATATGGAAATCTGATTGTGATAcaagtggaaaataaatgtcaGCCCTCCACAGCTAAAGTACTGTTACACTTGGTGGATTTGACAGTGGTAGGTTAacggctggacttgatgatcttaaaggtccctcccaacctaaacgattctatgattttatgccACTGATGAAGAAACACATTCACTCAAAAGATGGTAGTGACATTTTAATCTATTTGTTCATTATAAACT from Chroicocephalus ridibundus chromosome 15, bChrRid1.1, whole genome shotgun sequence harbors:
- the GPR21 gene encoding probable G-protein coupled receptor 21; amino-acid sequence: MNSSLVGNQSGRPFCLLAISYLETINFCLLEVVIIVFLMVLIISGNIIVIFVFHCAPLLNHHTTSYFIQTMAYADLLVGVSCLVPSLSLLHYPIVLSESLVCQIFGYVVSVLKSVSMASLACISIDRYIAITKPLTYNTLVTPWRLRICILIIWLYSCLVFLPSFHWGKPGYHGDVFQWCANSWNTDPYFTLFIVVMLYAPAAFIVCFTYFNIFRICQQHTKEINERRVRFSSQDGEAGEAQPCPDKRYAMVLFRITSVFYILWLPYIIYFLLESSNVYSNRVASFLTTWLAISNSFCNCVIYSLSNSVFQKGLKRLSGAICASCARQRVAKDSSTSRSKRSSNGCHV